In Sus scrofa isolate TJ Tabasco breed Duroc chromosome 12, Sscrofa11.1, whole genome shotgun sequence, the DNA window AATGGTGCTGGATCCTGAGTGTCCTGTTAGTAGTCTTTGCTGAAACTTGTCTTGCGTGTAGACTGATGATTCTCCACTGCTGACACACAAGAACCCTGACATGTGAATGCCTGTCAGCTGCCAACACTTCCCTTTATTCTCAACACATCTTCACCTCACAATATACTCCCTGCTGGTTGATATTAGCACAGTTTAACCTACCTTTAGTTTTGCAGGAAAAGACCTCATCCCATCGCTGAGCCCCTCACCGAGTTACACTGCACTGCCAACTCTACTGTGGCGTGGCCATTGGAAATGGGATAGAGGCTAGGAAAGGGTAAGAATTACATTGCCCACATTTGCAACTTAGGAAGGCTCCACAATCATTTGCTATGAAATGACTATTCTTCAGTATAATTGTGTCCTGAGTGGTCTGTATCTTTAGtgtctgagggttttttttttttttaatcaatagatTTGCCTCTTTAATGGGGTTGTTTGCATTTGAAAAGGGCCACCTGTCCTTTGTAAGGTATCCTGACAATGCATGCCCTGTTTGATTGCTAGTGTAGTCAGGACAAAGAAATAAGTGGGCCCATCAGAATACCTTATTCTCAACTTCAAGATATACAGGAATTCCTCAATGAAGTCGTAACAGTTCTCTCAATATTCATATTTAACAAtgtaaatgatgtgaccaacaaggacttaacttccaaaatacacaaacagctcataataacaaaataaagaacccaataaaaaaatgggcaggaaaactacatagacatttatccaacgagaaaatgaaaagatgctcaacaaatgcaagttaaaactacaatgaggtaacacctcacaccaatcaggatggccatcattaaaaagtctacaaataatcaGTTCTGGAGAAAGTGTagatagagaaaagggaaccttcccaacgctgttgatgggaatgtaaattggtatagccactatggaaaatgtattgcggttccttaaaaactaaaaatagagtagCCATaaaatctagcaatcccactcctgggcatatattcagagaaagcCATAGttcaaagatacacacaccccaatgtttcaatattcatagcagcaccgTTTGTaacagccacgacatggaaacaaccgaaatgtccaccgacagatgaatggataaagactggataaagatgtagaAAATACATACGAGGTACTACTAGCCATCAAAAGAATGAGTAAcactgtttgcagcaacatgggttgacctagagattatcatacgaaaCCAAAGACTgatatcatatgtggaatctaaaacatgatacaaatgaacttattttacaaaacaaaaaccaactcacAGACAGgagacaaatttatggttaccaaaggggaaagggggtggggaagggataaactgggagtttgggattagcagatacaaactactaaatctaaaagagataaacaacaaggtatgtagcagagggaactatataccctgtaataaaccataatggaaaacatgaaaaattacatacacacacatacatactaactgaatcactttgctgtccacctgaaattaatacaacgctaaatcaactatacctcaaagatttttttaaattaaaaaaagggacaATGCCAGTTTGGAGAGGAGACAGATGATACAACCTGAAAGCTGGCAATAACAgttcttttacacacacacacatatatatatattttttttttttgtctttttttgctatttcttgggccgatcccggggcatatggaggttcccaggctaggggtcgaatcggagttgtagccgccggcctacgccagagccacagcaacgcgggatccgaggcgcatctgcaacctacaccacagctcacggcaacgccagatccttaacccactgagcaagggcagggaccgaacctgcaacctcacggttcctagtcggattcattaaccaccgggccacgacgggaactcccacacatattttttaagttgtaaaaGTAATATGCATGTTGAAAGAAATGCAAACATGGGAGAACAGTAGTTAGAGAGGAACATGAAAGACCAGGGTTGGAGGCTTGAAGAGACAGAGGGGAGTGTGGCTCACACAATCTTTTCACAGCTGCCCATCCACACAGACCATGGCCTAACACATGCTGGTCCTCATCTCACCCTTCCTGGATACCACTGTTCACTTCctttaaacaaatgaaatctgTCAACTAAGAGGAGAAAGGGTGGATTTCACACCTGTGTCCTTTATAAGACAACTGTCCCTTGTCATCTGGGTTGTCAAAAGACATCTGACAGCACTAATACGCTTAAGGGATCAACCATGAAAAATGGGCCTCTCAGGTAACTGGTCGGTACAATCAATGGTAATTACCTTGATCCCTTCTCAGCTTTAAAAGATGAGGTCCCCATTTCTAGAAGTTCCATGAAACACGTGACCGGCACTCATGGGGATAAAGGCTACAGGAAGTCACGCCTGTTCAGGACACAACCGAGAGACTGTACGGATGagggctgggtgggagggagcACCCAATCGAGGCACAGGTGGAGATCTCTAGGTATCACTTAGAACCTTTAGGTCAGGGACCGTCTTTTTTTCCAGTTCGCTCAAGAAAACTAGCAAGTATTagggttggaatttttttttctcttcatgtcAGACACAAAAAAACTAAGTATTCAAAAAGGCATAAgactgagcagcagctgccagctgtATACACTAAGGGACAGGCCTCCTCCCCACAACCCTCCCACCTCACAGGCCCTGCCCCTCAAGCTCATCAGATCTCTGCACGGGCCTCCTGAGCTCTAAGACTACCCTGGGATGGCACCCGTCAGACACCCTCCATCCTAGCACTTCAAGTCTTCAGAGTGTGCAGAGCAATGGGCCACGGGCAGGTAGCCAGAGTTAGGTATTCAAGAGCCTATTAGGGCCAACAttggcccagggcctgggccttCACCTTGCAGCACCCCTCACTGCAGCCGGCACCACACAAAGCTCCGTATTATCTCAGCTTTTTTCTCTGTGACCAGCAACAGGTGACAATCATTTGTGTGCCAGTCCCACGGGTCTAGTGACTGGCCGACCGGTAAATCCTAGCCGGCTACCTGTGACTCCACCTGCTTTCCTCCCACTTACATGACAGTTATAAGGGTAACCTTGTATTTGACCTAATTTCACACTTTGCGCTTTAAACTTTTTTACTAGTACCATTGCTGGCACTTCTAGCACCCTCACAAGACTGGTATACAACACACAGGAGACTGGGGCAGCAGGTTTCAAAAACTCTCTTTATTCCAATGTGAAATGAAGACGTGAtggtttaaaaacaagaaaaagttcttgATCAGCTGTGGGGATGCCTCGCTTGCTAGCTCACACCCACTCCCTTTGAAACACGGTGTTTGGACAGACCATACCCATAAGCAGCTCCCCGCAAAGCCACCAGGCAGATGCCCCAGCCCGGGGACAGCTCCCTCCAGCTCCCAAGGGTGGccatctccccccacccatcagggctcaACAATAGGCACAGAGAAGCGGCACAGGCAGGCGGCGGAGGGGCAGCCGGGGCCCGTGGGGGCCACCCCCTTCTGCAGCACCCCCTCTGCCACCCTCAGAGCTCCTCTCTGTAGAAGGTGCTTGGAGACAAGGACCAGGTAGGGAGCTGGGTTCCACAAGTTAAGTGACAGTCACTCCTGTGGATCTGTAACTTCTCCCCCAGGACCCATGACTCAGCCCTGGTTCCCCTagacgcccccacccccactgtgcgTCAGGCAGCTGAGGTTCAATGGGGAGGATACATTCAGACTATACCCCTCCCCCAGGTTATCCCCAGCTGGGGTGCAGTAAGTTAGGGAGGCAGCACCTCCTGCTGGGGCCCAAGGGcagagaggctggggctgggcgcAGGGGAGTCCACCCCTTTCCCCACCCCAAGCACAGCCAGGCCAGGCCCAACCACAGTTAGTAATAAAGCCACTGAGGCTCTCACCCCCCACAAACTAAAGTGCACCTCAACCCTCCAGCCCTGCCACAGAGCTCTGGCTCCCTCTCCCAGGACACAGGAAAGCTCCCCTCTTTTTTGGCTTCAAACCTGGACTTTCAGCCAGGTCAGGCCCAGGGGCAGTGGCAGCAAAAGCAGCAGCCATAATGTCAAACATACAAATGACCTGAGAAATCTCATCTGCGCATCACCCACTCAGAACCGGCTCGGGGCTATGTACAGTTGGGAAGGACGGATCAGGACACTCGCGGCAtggacacactcacacacacctgCTTGAGGATGGGGGGCTCCAGGGGGCACCTGCCCCCCAGCTGGGAACTGATGCCCATACACTCCATTCACATGTCTTTGATTAGGCCTCTGCATCGTATATTCACTGAACCAGTGCAAGAACATCTTTCGGGGGGTCAGGCACACCAGGCCAGGGTCCCAGGAGGATGCtgagggtggggttggggttggAAACGTGGAGGAAGAGGGACTTGCTTCCTCTCCCGATGTGCAGGGCGTGCTCCCTTCTCCTGGAGTCTGCATCACTGGGTAACGGGGCAGCTGACTGTCCgtctgtctctccctttctacTCCTGCAAGCTCGGGGAAGAAGGGTCCTTGGCAGCCGGAGGCTGGGAAGCCGCATCCTCTGAGGCCCCCGCTGGCTCTGGCTCAGTGGCCATGGGCTCCTCAGCCTTATCCCTGTTCTTGATGGCCTCCTGGAGCTGGTGCCGCCGTGCCACCTCAGCTTTCAGATTCTCCAAGTCTTTTTGGCTGAGCAGAAGGATGGGGGCGAAGGGTGGCTATCAGAGTGGCCCTGGGCCCTCCGTCACCCTACTGGCTTTGCTTAAACTTAGGACAAGATCAGGCTCTGCGCTTGCTTCCTTCCCCAAAGCAGAGAGTGCTGAAAAACAACTCCACGCACTTGACAGCCTCCAGTTAAGGCCTGGCTCTCACTCAGCCTTCACGCCCAGTTCAAACCCGCCGCACTCTGGCCGCTCCTACAGCCAATTACACCCAGGAAACAGGTGCGGGTGCAACACAGTAGGTACACTGTGAAAGCGCTCGTGCTGAGCTGACCGAAGCCAAGCCCCACACAGGAGGACAGGAGTTGGGACTGAGGACCCCCTGAAGGCAGCACTGCTTCTGAGAGTCGCCCAGGGCCGCTCAGGGCCCGGCATGAAGGCACATCTCCACAGACACAGCAGGGGCCAGAGAAAGCACGGAGGCCCTGTTTACCTACCGACGCCAAACAATCCGAAATACCTACGTGCGTGGTTCGCTACAATCTCGcgcccaaggaaaaaaaaggggaagcAAAGATTACAGATCTATGTCTGCCCAATTATGCACAAAGAATTCACAAAGACATCCTCAGCCCTCGGCCGAACTTCTCCgttctgagccatgtcagtgCAGGATGTGTTTAAAAAACCCAGGAAACTAAAGGCCAGCTTTCAGGGGGGGCGGGATGCCTCACCTGAGAGGAATGAAGAGGATGCCGTTGATGACGTTCAGCTGTTCCAAGACGCTGGCCATGCTGGGGGCTGTGAACTGAGGGGAGCAGGAAGGGTGAGCCACCACGGGCAGAagaaggctgggctggggcgCAGCCGGCCCggccggggttgggggtggggggcctacCTTGAGGGGCGGGATGTTGGCGCTGGAGCCGTTGCGGTAGATTTCGTTCATGGTGCGCTGCAGGGCTACGGCCTGCTGGGTCAGGCACTTGAGGTACTCGGAGCTCTCCTTGGTCTTCTCGTGGTCCTCGCCCAGCTGCACGGGCGGGAGAGGTTAAAGAACCCCAGCGCCGTagccccgcccgccgccgccgtagccccgcccgccgccgccgtagccccgcccgccgccgccgccgctgcccacCTGCGTCTTGTAGATGGTGTAGCCTTCCTTCTCATGCTGCAGCGCTGAACGGAACTCGGCTTTGCTCTCATAGACCCGGGCGACGAGGTGGTGGCTGTAGGGAGGCACGGCGCGGGGGCGAGGGAGGGACGTGAGTGGGGAGCTGATGGGGGGCGGTGCGGACTACTCTAGACCCCACTCTGGAATCTCTCCGAGGGGAAGAAGGCGCAAGTCGCAGAGAAGAGATGCAAGTTGAGAGAAAGTTCCTCAGGAGTCAGGTGGAGAACAGAGCGCTGGATCCCATGCCCGCCCTCAATGCAAGTACTTCCTGGGACCCTGTGGCCcggggcctccctgcccccaacccagcACAGCCTCACCTGAGGGCCACCTTGAGGGACTTGGGCCCGTGGTACTTGGTGCTGACGGCCAGCGCATTCTCCAGGAAGCGCAGCGATAGGTCATACTCCATCACTCCGTGCAGCACCAGCCCGATGTTGTTCTGGGGGCAGTCGGGAGGGCCCTGGTCAGCTCCCACTCCCCTGGGATGGAGCCTAGTCCCgctgcccctccccagcactCACGTCCAGCAGCGCCATCTCAGGATGGTCCTCCCCGAACACGAGCAGTGTGAGGTAGCGGGCGCGGTACAGCAGGCTCAGGGCGGTGGACAGCTGGCTGCTGGCGAAGCAGTACAGGGCCAGGTGCATCTGCGGGGCGCAGACGCGTCAGGCCCCGcggcccccaggccccacccacctGGGCAGGCCCTACCCCCGGCGGTTACTCACGTATTCCTGGATGGTGCTGGGATGCTCGATGCCCAGCACCCGCTCACTCATCAGCACAGCCTTCTGTTGGTTACTGAGGGCCTGGGGGAGTTGGGGGCTGTCATTCCCGGTGGTAGTGCCCCTCCCTGAGTCTGCCTGCCCCATAAGCACTGGTCACAGCCCGGGGCATGttagctcctgggccagggattgaacctgagccacagctgtgacctatgccacagctgccccaacagcagatccttaacccattccgctgggctgaggattgaacccatgccgcaAAGGAGACAATGGCCAGAACTCCTCcggcagcaattttttttctagggcctcacctgcagcatatggaagttcccaggctaggggttgaatgggaactacagctgccggctacacccatagcaacgcgggatccaggtcatgttggcaacctacaccacagctcatggcaacttcagacccttaacccactgagcaatgccagggatcaaacccacatcctcatggatactagtcaggttcattaccgctgagccacagcgggaactcctttaactGCAATTTCTAGTTTTACTCTGTGCAAAGGCAGCGGGTAGTGGTCAAGTTCAGCTGCTGTGACCATGGAAGTCTATACCCCACGAAGACTGCTTCATGTTTTAAAGTACacattatacacatacacacatacataacaaATCTAAAATCATGCTAAAATTAAAAGCATTCATAATAAGAAAAGGCACAcgcagacaaaagaaaacaagagaccTATGGCTGGAGGGGGCATTGGGCACATACAGTGCACCTGGCTCAGGAAACAGCCCCTTGAAGCCCCAGGGCCAACTACCAGGCCTCAGGATGGCTACTGGCAACAGCACGGACTCCCAGGAGCTTTGCACAGCACTTGCAAGGCACTGGGTATTCTAGTCAGAACTCAGGGAGGCCCTGCTATCACTCCCACTCTGTCCTTGGGTACGGCAGCTCTCCCCAGAACACAGCTCTCCAGTGGTGCGGACAGGCACGGGCACTGCCCCAAGTCTCCACCTGCTCCTCCGGAGGTTGGCAGCAGACCAGGCCTCTGGGATAACAGGGGCTCCGGTTTCGAGGCCTGGACTCCTACTTCCTGCTGCCCAGGAGGTGAAAACACACAGGCTCCTTCCCTCACCACCCCCCGTGCCAGGTCCAAGCGCCAGGTTCTGCTGGCAGCCCAGAGGGTGCACAAGGCCCACCTCGGCGTAGTCACCCATGATGTAGTGGAGGCGGGCGAGGAGGCGCAGGCAGGCGCAGATCTCCACGTGCATGGCTCCGTACACGTTGTTAAACAGGTTCAGCGCCTCGTTAATGAGCTCACAGccctccttcaggaagcctgcAGGGCACCCGAGGGTGGAAGGTCAGGGCCAGCCCCAGGGGggacccttcccctccccctggcagCACCTGCCACGCACCCTGCTGCACTTTGGCCTGCCCGCTCTGGAAGAAGTGGAAGGCATCCGAGGCCTTCGGGTTGACGTGTTTGACCACAGGGAAGATGTTGAGCACGTCCTCCTCCGTGAACGCGGGTTTGTGACGGCTGTCGAAGCTGTACTCCTTCAGCAGGATCTGGGGACGCAGCCCAACACCCACAGGCATCCTCAGCCCAGGCACAAATGGCCAGACCACCCCCCACATGTCCCCCCCGGCCCTGGGGACCCTGCGGGACCCTGCATCGGGCCCACCTGGATTCCGGTTTTCAGGGAGATCTCCCGCAGCAGCGTGATCTTCTGCAGCCCGTAGATCTCCACGGCCTGGTCCACGGTCTcactggggaggaggggcaggtgggcCCAAGCAGCTCGGTGCCCGTCCACCCCTTCTCCACAGGCTCTCCACCCACACGAAGAGCCCCCTCCCAGTTCCCCTGCCCACTCCCCAAACAAGTGGTCCTCCACAGCTCACCCCTTCCCCCTCACCCCGTTCCCCTGCTGGACCAAACACCCCAGCACCCGCTCACGCACCACTCGAGGCTGAAGTCAAAGTAGTTCTTGGCCTCCTGGCAGATGTTCTTCCAAAGCTCCTGGGGGGTCATGACCGCCCAGGCTGTGTTATCCGCTGCCCCTGGGGGCCGGTTTCTCCTCCGCCTGTTCCTCTTCTTGGAGACCAGCTCGTCGGCAGGCAGGTGAGCCACAGGGTTGGGGTAGGAGCTCAGGAAGCAGTTTAGGAAGTGGCTGATGGCGGCCGAGAGCCCCGAGAGCTCGACCCCCTGTGAGGGAGGTTGGATCAATGTCACCCCCTGGGCTCCCCCGACATCCCCATGACCCGGGCTAGGGCAGGAGCAGCAGTACCTGTAAGTACGTCTTGAAGATGTGCTTGGCAGAGCGGGTGATGAGCTCCCCGATGCCAATTTTCTGCAAGGGTTCAGGGAGGGGAATCTGAGTCAGACCCCaggcctccagcccagccccaccaGCTCAGAGCCGCCCTGGGCACCACTCACATAGATGTGATCCAGCTGCTCCCGGGCTGGGCTCCGGAGCACCAGGTCCAGCACCTTGCCCAGGTAGCGCATGTTGATGCCACGCTGGCGCATCACCTCGGCCAGCGTGGCCCCATCCATGGGCAGCACCGCGTGGTCTGCACAGTCCTTCACCTGCGGGCCGCAGCAGGTcaggcccccagccccggccctctgcttcctcccaccctggccctctgcttcctcccaccccagctcttCCTCAGGGAGCTCACGCGGCCCTGAGGCCCTGAGGGAAGAAGGGGCCTAAGACCCCAGCTCCCAgacaggaagagggaaggagagaaagcagcAAGGACTCGAGACCTTGCCCCCGGTCTTCTGCAGAGGCCTCGTCAGCCCTGTACTGCTGGGCCTGCCCGGCGGGGAAGCGGGGCTGAGGAAGCTGCACAGGTGAGAGCCCAGTGCAGCAGCAGCACGGGCTCCCCTGGGAGCAATCGCAAAGGAACAAGTACCACTGCTTCACCTGGCGGCCGTGCCAAGCCTTGCAGGGGTCTGGGGCAGTTGGCACTGTGGGCTTGGCTCAAAGATCAGGGGACAAGCATGGCACCTGAGCTCAGGGCTGCCTCAGTAAGGAGCGAGCACCCGGTCATCCACAGGGCCTAGGTATAAagctggtggggagggaagatGACCCCACCCCTGTGTCAGCCACCCCATCACATAGGGACTTTTAGGACCAGAccccagctgccagcccacgaGGCAGGGAACGGAGCAGAACCCATTGCCTCCCTCGGCCCCTCTGTGCCAGCTGCCTCCTTCTGGGGATGAGAACTCCACCCTGCCTGCCCCGGGGGGGTCAACAGGCCTAAGTCACTCCTGCGAAGGATCCTTATCCTTCAGAGAGGCCCCAGCACCCATAACAGCACCCCTGAGCAgcctcccaccctgcccctgccctcaccAAGCCGGGGATCTGGCAGGAGAGCAGAAAGGCAGCGGCATCTTTCAGCAGCTGCTTCTGGTCCCGAACTTCCTCCTGGCAGGACTCGGGGAAGCGAAcccctgtgggggggggggcagaggcaTGAGCCAGGCAGGTGGGCAGACAGGCCAACCAACACTGGAGCCCTAGAGGTCCACTCACCTGGCGAGAAGATGTCAGGGTTGAAGCGGACGTCGAAGGCCGTGCTGCTGATGGAGCCCACTGCCTTGCACGCATTGCGGATCACCTCTCGGCTCCGAGGGTCTGCTGTGGAGACACAGCCCGCTGGGAGGCAGCCCCACTCTCCCACTGCTGGGGCAGTGGCCCGAGCCTCCCCTGGCCTGGGGCTCCCCCTACAGCCGCAGCAGCCCCACCTGTCCCATCATCCGAAGCGATGGTCTCCGCCAGCTCCTTCACCTTAGCCAGGCCACTGGCACTGCTGCCCTCTTCCTTGCTTCCCGCCTCGGGTGCTGGAGGGTCTTCAGGCTTGGACTCTGAGGAGGGGGGACTGCCGTTCTCCAGGGATGTGGGGTTCTCCGTCTTGCTGGCCTTCTGCTGCATCAGCTGCAGGGCCGCCAGCTTCATGAAGAGGAGGTACCTAGAGCACAGTGGATGGGGCAGAGCGGGGATGGGAGAGGAGGCTATCAAGCAGCTCTGCCAGCCAGCAGATCCCTGCTGGCTGTGGAGACCACAGCCAGGCCTCAGCTCCTGTCCCGCCGGGGTTAAGGGATGTTGGGCAGGGCAccctgctggcctggggcccCGTCCTGCCCAGTGTGCAAGTGTCAGTGCATGTGTGCATCTGCCATCCCAGCAATTCTAGCAGAGGGCAGCAGGTCACAGCAAAAACAGAGATCTTCCCAGACAGCAAGAGCACAGCTAGGTGTTGGGGAGAGTGGCTCACCACAGAGCCCAGGGCTCCAAGACTGCCAGGAACCCCACTGGCACTTTGAAAGAAAGCTTTTCTTGTGGCAGTAGAAAGTTGATGGGTTGACTCCTGAGCACTAAACGACAGTGGCAGGGACAccccctgcccttcctccagGCCCCTGGCATGAGGAGATTCAAAAATACCCCAGCTGATTGCCATGTGCTCCTTAAGGGAACAGCACTACTCTAGTTGAAAGGTAATGGTCTGACCatttgctaggtttttttttgtttgttttttgtctttttgccatttcttgagccgctcctgcggcatatggaggttcccaggcaaagggttgaatcggagctgtagccaccagcctacgccagagccacagcaatgagggatccgagccgcgtctgtgacccacaccatagctcacagcaacaccagatccttaacccactgggcggggccagggatcgaacccacaacctcatggttcctagtcggattcgttaaccactgtaccacgatgggaactcccatttgctaGTTTTTGATTCCTACAAAGCTCCTGGTTGTCTGTATGGAGGAGCCAGAAGTCACAGCGGGTGGCGCTGGGACCGAGAAGAGCGTGGCCACAGCTAGCTcctcctcacttttttttccccaccacacTTAAAGCgtaagtaagttcccaggccagggatggaacctaagtcccagcagtgacccaagccacagcagtgacaacccggAGTCCTTAACCACCGGGGAACGCCACGCTCTTCACTTTTCAAAGCCTCTCCCGTCAAGGCTCAGCCCCTGGGCCACCGGGAAGGATGCAGCCACCCGCCCGCACTCCCCACCTGTGCTCCACGAAGGCGTCCACCAGCTCCTGGCGCAGGCAGCAGAGCTTGTGGCGGTGGGCGCGGGGGAAGCCGGCGCGGGTGCACTCCTCAGGCAACACCTCGCCGGGCACGGGCAGGAAGTTGAGGTCGGGGGGGAAGGTGCGCAGCAGGTCGAGGATGTAGTGGCGCCCGTCGTTGCCGATGATGCCCTTGCACTCCACGGAGGAGCAGAGCTCCACCTCCTCGTCCCGGTCGTTGAGCACCCGGTGCCTCAGGATCTTGAGGGGCCGGCTCGTGCGTTCCAAGAGCTCCAGGTACCTCGGGTGAGACACCACCGTCTTGCCAAAGTCAATGGAGCCGTAGATGACGCTCTGCTCCTGATCGCGCTCCAGGATGCCGGGGATGATGGACTGGGCCGTGACGCGGTAGCCGCGGTAATCCACCACCACCGTGCCCAGCGTGTACAGCCCCTCCACATCCACGGCGTTGTACGTGCGCACGCCGTTCAGGTCATTGGTGGGCGCCACGTAGGCCGCCACGTCCCCGCCGAAGTCCTTGTAGTGGTCGCGGACGTCGAAGCCCAGGCTGAAGAAGATGTTGTTCCAGATGAACATCTGCATCTTGGTCTCCTCGCTGGGGTTGATGGCCATCACGTTGCCGTCGATGACCGCCATGGCGCCCCGCGTGGCTGCCGCTGTGAAGTCGCTGTGCACCTGGGGGTCCGAGGGCGGGAGAGTGAGCGAGCCTCAGGGTTCATTCCCCCTGGCCAAGCTcacccagggctgctggggcGAAGCAGGAGGCAGTTTCCTCACATTCGAAAAGCGAGAAACCCGCTTGGACACGTATAAGGTGTCGAAAGAGAGCAGAGGGTGGTGATTAACAGGGAGCATGAGGCCTggggtgcggggcggggggggtgtcTAGGATCCATCATCATAAAACAGTGACACGGAAGGAGCCAAATTATCTGTTATGCTTTGTTAAATATTCCCAATGTGCATAATTAATCAGGGTGCATTTTAAGTTCTAACTTTATTGTACAGTGCATTATTGAAAATACCAAGgaaatatgcttttgtttttaacaacATGTGAGTGGAAGTCACGCTAGTTGGCAATACTTGATtgtaaaaatcagtaaaataattgtattatgcgcacacacacacacacataaaacagtGACACAAAAGTATGGCATCCAGAAGATTACAAGAGGTAATACCCGCACGACACCTGGCCACCTCTAGCAAAATGAGCACCCGGGCCATTTAGATCTTATTTTCACCATTATCATCTCTAGGCAATAAAATTATGgaagattttaaactttttttttttttttttttggtctttttgccatttcttgggccgctcctgcggcatatggaggttcccaggctaggggtgtaattggagctatagccgctggcctacaccatggccacagcaacacaggatccgagccgcattctgcgacctacaccacagctcacgacaacgccggatcgttaacccgctgagtaaggccagggatcgaacccacaacctcatggttcctattcggatttgttaaccactgcgccacaacgggaactccctaaactttttttttttttttttgctttcacagggtggcacctgcagcatagggaggttcccgggctgggggttggatcggggctatagctgccagcctaggccacaggcacagcaacgccggatccttaacccactaagcgatgccagggatcaaaccctcaacctcatgattcctagtcggattcgtttccgctaggccacgacagaactcctaaAC includes these proteins:
- the CLUH gene encoding clustered mitochondria protein homolog isoform X3; translated protein: MVIKTDELPAAAPADSAREPSSQAGGKGRPGAAELPSVMLLNGDCPEGLKKEAGAPEPPRENGLDEAEPGEETTGQEVIVIQDTGFSVKILAPGIEPFSLQVSPQEMVQEIHQVLMDREDTCHRTCFSLHLDGNMLDHFSELRSVEGLQEGSVLRVVEEPYTVREARIHVRHVRDLLKSLDPSDAFNGVDCNSLSFLSVFTDGDLGDSGKRKKGLEMDPIDCTPPEYILPGSRERPLCPLQPQNRDWKPLQCLKVLTMSGWNPPPGNRKMHGDLMYLFVITAEDRQVSITASTRGFYLNQSTAYHFNPKPASPRFLSHSLVELLNQISPTFKKNFAALQKKRVQRHPFERIATPFQVYSWTAPQAEHAMDCVRAEDAYTSRLGYEEHIPGQTRDWNEELQTTRELPRKNLPERLLRERAIFKVHSDFTAAATRGAMAVIDGNVMAINPSEETKMQMFIWNNIFFSLGFDVRDHYKDFGGDVAAYVAPTNDLNGVRTYNAVDVEGLYTLGTVVVDYRGYRVTAQSIIPGILERDQEQSVIYGSIDFGKTVVSHPRYLELLERTSRPLKILRHRVLNDRDEEVELCSSVECKGIIGNDGRHYILDLLRTFPPDLNFLPVPGEVLPEECTRAGFPRAHRHKLCCLRQELVDAFVEHRYLLFMKLAALQLMQQKASKTENPTSLENGSPPSSESKPEDPPAPEAGSKEEGSSASGLAKVKELAETIASDDGTADPRSREVIRNACKAVGSISSTAFDVRFNPDIFSPGVRFPESCQEEVRDQKQLLKDAAAFLLSCQIPGLVKDCADHAVLPMDGATLAEVMRQRGINMRYLGKVLDLVLRSPAREQLDHIYKIGIGELITRSAKHIFKTYLQGVELSGLSAAISHFLNCFLSSYPNPVAHLPADELVSKKRNRRRRNRPPGAADNTAWAVMTPQELWKNICQEAKNYFDFSLECETVDQAVEIYGLQKITLLREISLKTGIQILLKEYSFDSRHKPAFTEEDVLNIFPVVKHVNPKASDAFHFFQSGQAKVQQGFLKEGCELINEALNLFNNVYGAMHVEICACLRLLARLHYIMGDYAEALSNQQKAVLMSERVLGIEHPSTIQEYMHLALYCFASSQLSTALSLLYRARYLTLLVFGEDHPEMALLDNNIGLVLHGVMEYDLSLRFLENALAVSTKYHGPKSLKVALSHHLVARVYESKAEFRSALQHEKEGYTIYKTQLGEDHEKTKESSEYLKCLTQQAVALQRTMNEIYRNGSSANIPPLKFTAPSMASVLEQLNVINGILFIPLSQKDLENLKAEVARRHQLQEAIKNRDKAEEPMATEPEPAGASEDAASQPPAAKDPSSPSLQE